The following proteins are encoded in a genomic region of Patescibacteria group bacterium:
- a CDS encoding flippase-like domain-containing protein, which translates to MRFRKFFLFFISLFLGIIFVLYLFHRVGFRKVFHVLSLLHWWQLMIIFFINLFVLFLMIKKWQILVSSYGYRSGLKKLIPAFLSEQAISYLTPVMYIGGEGFKAYLIKKNENKSFVETFGLIVIDRMAEGAALLIFLTLGGIVSLLVGSYLLGFFLLIASLIIFILIIIIFRLPNILRFFINFFQFQKVISQEINEHQTLERKINEEINIIQKFFQHGKKLFHLDIILSLVIILLSCLQIYFLMFFWGQSLDIFKIYLIRIFGLLSGFIPTPGSIGGFEGAIAFIFAILKLNLEHALSFALVIRVCQLVFVALGVLFLIPYLTKLVFPLIFKNNH; encoded by the coding sequence ATGAGATTCAGAAAATTTTTTTTATTTTTTATTTCATTATTTCTTGGCATCATTTTTGTTCTTTATCTTTTTCATCGCGTTGGTTTTCGAAAAGTCTTTCATGTTCTTTCTCTTTTACATTGGTGGCAACTAATGATTATTTTTTTTATTAATCTTTTTGTTTTATTTCTCATGATTAAAAAATGGCAAATTTTAGTTAGTTCTTATGGTTATCGAAGCGGTCTTAAAAAATTAATTCCAGCCTTTTTAAGTGAACAGGCGATTAGTTACCTGACGCCCGTCATGTACATCGGCGGCGAAGGATTTAAAGCCTATTTAATTAAAAAAAATGAAAACAAATCGTTTGTTGAAACTTTTGGTTTAATTGTCATTGATCGGATGGCTGAAGGAGCGGCCTTATTAATTTTTCTAACTTTGGGCGGTATTGTTTCTTTACTGGTTGGTTCTTATCTACTTGGTTTTTTTTTACTTATCGCTTCTTTGATTATCTTTATCTTAATTATCATTATCTTTCGTTTACCAAATATTTTGCGTTTCTTCATCAATTTTTTTCAATTTCAAAAAGTCATTAGCCAAGAGATTAATGAACACCAAACTTTAGAGAGAAAAATTAATGAGGAAATTAATATTATTCAGAAATTTTTCCAGCATGGCAAAAAACTTTTTCACTTAGACATAATTCTTTCTTTAGTGATTATTCTGCTTTCTTGTTTACAAATCTATTTTTTAATGTTTTTCTGGGGGCAGTCACTTGATATTTTTAAAATATATCTAATTAGAATTTTTGGACTTTTGTCTGGATTTATTCCTACACCAGGTTCAATTGGTGGCTTTGAGGGCGCCATCGCTTTTATTTTTGCCATTTTAAAACTTAACCTTGAACATGCCTTATCCTTTGCCTTAGTGATTAGAGTTTGTCAATTAGTCTTTGTTGCGCTAGGGGTGTTATTTCTTATTCCTTATCTAACGAAATTAGTTTTTCCGTTGATTTTTAAAAATAATCATTAG
- a CDS encoding type IV secretion system DNA-binding domain-containing protein, whose amino-acid sequence MEVELNKLSEKKEQDEIVVFAETNYRNIRKKFGIKTDDRRRHFYLVGKTGTGKSTTLENMIYQDIKAGRGVGVVDPHGDLAEKVINFVPASRINETIYFNPADLDYPIAFNILEKVEPTHRHLVASGLIGIYKKIWADSWGPRLEYVLRNAILALLEFPGSTLLGIMRILVDKEYRKKVVAKITDPVVKSFWVDEFPRYPEAFKSEAIAPIQNKVGQFLSTALIRNIVGQVRSSFNLREVIDKKMILILNLSKGRIGEDASSLLGAMMITKIQLAAMSRIDIPEEKREDFYLYVDEFQNFATESFVNILSEARKYRLNLILAHQYIGQLDEKVRSAVFGNVGTIVCFRVGAEDAEILAKEFAPKFTEVDLVNLDKYDVYVKLMIDGITSEPFSATTLPPISTPCGEKEKIIRVTRERYAQERKVVEEKIARWSGLSDEEIDKKLRKISSPKYEAECSLCGTITQVPFIPDGIRPVYCKKCLKSIRKQKIATKELTQDKNSKSR is encoded by the coding sequence ATGGAGGTTGAATTGAACAAATTGTCAGAAAAAAAAGAACAAGATGAAATTGTTGTTTTTGCTGAAACGAATTATCGCAATATTCGGAAAAAATTTGGTATTAAAACTGATGATCGACGGAGACACTTTTATTTAGTTGGTAAAACTGGAACTGGCAAATCAACTACTCTTGAAAATATGATTTATCAAGATATTAAAGCTGGTCGCGGGGTGGGTGTTGTTGATCCTCACGGTGACTTAGCTGAAAAGGTGATAAACTTTGTTCCAGCTTCACGGATTAATGAAACAATTTATTTTAATCCCGCTGACCTTGATTATCCAATCGCCTTTAATATTTTAGAAAAAGTTGAACCAACCCATCGTCACTTAGTTGCCTCTGGCTTAATTGGCATCTATAAAAAAATATGGGCCGATTCGTGGGGGCCGCGCCTTGAGTATGTTTTACGAAACGCTATTTTAGCGCTTTTAGAATTTCCTGGCTCGACCCTACTTGGTATCATGAGAATTTTGGTTGATAAAGAATATCGGAAAAAAGTGGTGGCTAAAATCACCGATCCGGTGGTGAAATCATTTTGGGTTGATGAATTTCCACGCTATCCAGAAGCCTTCAAGTCTGAAGCAATTGCGCCAATTCAAAACAAAGTAGGTCAATTTCTATCAACAGCCTTGATTAGGAATATTGTTGGTCAAGTGAGATCTTCCTTTAATTTAAGAGAAGTCATCGACAAGAAAATGATTTTAATTTTAAATCTTTCCAAAGGAAGAATCGGTGAAGATGCTTCTTCCCTACTTGGGGCAATGATGATTACAAAGATTCAATTGGCGGCCATGAGTCGAATTGATATACCAGAAGAAAAACGAGAGGATTTTTATCTTTATGTTGATGAATTTCAAAATTTTGCCACTGAATCTTTTGTCAATATTTTATCCGAAGCAAGAAAATATCGCCTTAACTTGATTCTAGCTCATCAATATATTGGGCAATTAGATGAAAAAGTTAGATCAGCTGTTTTTGGTAACGTCGGCACAATTGTTTGTTTCAGGGTAGGAGCTGAAGACGCAGAAATTTTAGCCAAAGAATTTGCTCCGAAATTTACCGAAGTTGATTTGGTTAATTTAGATAAGTATGATGTTTATGTTAAATTAATGATTGACGGAATTACTTCAGAACCGTTTTCAGCCACAACCTTACCTCCCATCTCTACACCTTGCGGAGAAAAAGAAAAAATTATTAGAGTAACGAGAGAGAGATATGCTCAAGAGAGAAAAGTTGTTGAAGAAAAAATTGCTCGCTGGAGTGGCCTCTCTGACGAAGAGATTGACAAAAAACTAAGAAAGATTTCTTCGCCAAAATATGAAGCAGAGTGTAGTCTGTGTGGAACCATCACCCAAGTTCCTTTTATTCCTGATGGTATTAGACCGGTTTATTGTAAAAAATGTCTCAAAAGTATTAGAAAACAAAAAATAGCGACTAAAGAACTGACCCAAGACAAAAATTCTAAATCAAGATAA
- the rplA gene encoding 50S ribosomal protein L1 gives MSRSRKYQEIKNKIKPQKLYSLEEAIDFIKENKTAKFDESIEVHLRLSIDPNKPEQHLKGSVVLPFGLGKSKKIICFVEPEKEKEAKEAGADEVGGKELIEKIKTAKKLDFDVAVASPQMMRELAPIAKILGPKGLMPSPKQETVTEEIGRVIKEIKKGKIYFKNDEGGNLHQVIGKTSWPREKIITNFKTFLEAVKKSKPPSLKGNFIRNVVICSTMGPALKIKL, from the coding sequence ATGTCACGAAGTAGAAAATATCAAGAAATTAAGAATAAAATAAAGCCTCAAAAATTATACTCACTTGAGGAAGCAATTGATTTTATTAAAGAAAATAAGACGGCTAAATTTGATGAATCCATCGAGGTTCACTTAAGGTTATCTATTGACCCTAATAAACCAGAACAACATTTGAAAGGCAGTGTTGTTTTACCATTTGGTTTAGGAAAAAGTAAAAAAATTATTTGTTTTGTTGAGCCAGAAAAAGAAAAAGAGGCAAAAGAGGCGGGAGCAGATGAGGTTGGTGGTAAAGAATTGATTGAAAAGATAAAGACAGCCAAAAAATTAGATTTTGATGTGGCCGTGGCTAGTCCTCAGATGATGAGAGAATTGGCACCGATTGCCAAAATTTTAGGGCCGAAAGGATTAATGCCATCACCAAAACAAGAGACGGTGACCGAAGAGATTGGTCGGGTGATTAAAGAAATTAAAAAAGGTAAAATTTATTTTAAAAATGATGAAGGTGGCAATCTTCATCAAGTCATTGGTAAAACTTCTTGGCCCAGAGAGAAAATTATTACTAATTTCAAAACTTTTTTAGAGGCAGTTAAAAAATCAAAACCACCAAGTCTTAAAGGAAATTTTATTCGCAATGTTGTTATTTGTTCGACGATGGGACCTGCCTTGAAAATTAAACTTTAA
- a CDS encoding GtrA family protein produces MIKETIKQFFKFLIVGLNNTALDFLILNLLMFTFNLYQGLPIIFFNLISFTIAVTNSYLVNRFWTFQKEKNKKIFQGQFFLILIIFFILINLKFFKKNIIFITLGFIFFTVVLWIDLYIIKKFLLKERFLESSKEFGKFAILTILGMAINTSIFYTLTSFVSPIFGFSKILWANFSKAVATSLSLFWNFACYKLIVFNKKQDIAGLL; encoded by the coding sequence ATGATTAAAGAAACCATTAAACAATTTTTTAAATTTTTAATTGTTGGCCTGAACAATACCGCTCTTGATTTTTTGATTTTGAATTTGTTAATGTTTACTTTCAATCTCTATCAAGGATTACCAATCATTTTTTTTAATCTTATTTCTTTTACTATCGCTGTGACTAATAGTTATTTGGTTAATAGATTTTGGACTTTTCAAAAAGAAAAAAACAAGAAAATTTTTCAGGGCCAATTTTTTTTAATCTTAATTATTTTTTTTATTCTCATCAATTTGAAATTTTTTAAAAAAAATATTATTTTTATTACACTCGGCTTTATTTTTTTTACTGTTGTTTTATGGATCGACCTTTATATTATTAAAAAATTTTTGTTAAAAGAAAGATTTTTGGAAAGTTCGAAAGAGTTTGGCAAATTTGCTATTCTAACTATCCTTGGTATGGCTATTAATACTAGCATTTTTTATACCCTTACCTCTTTTGTCTCACCAATTTTCGGTTTTTCAAAGATTCTTTGGGCAAATTTTTCTAAAGCTGTGGCAACTTCTCTGTCACTTTTTTGGAACTTCGCCTGTTATAAGCTTATAGTTTTTAATAAAAAACAAGACATCGCTGGTCTTTTGTGA